From Gimesia panareensis, the proteins below share one genomic window:
- a CDS encoding threonine synthase, with translation MQDPFPESPTFVTHLECGMQHDHYEADQLHGLSKAGKPLLVKYDLDGIKQSVSKEDLAARPATLWRYREFLPVRKSENIVSLGEIHTPLIPVPRLQGGKGTVWIKDEGRLPTGSFKARGLCMAVSMAKELGVTKVAMPTNGNAGAALAAYGTRAGMKSYIFCPADTPEINVREIAAQGANVWRVNGLINDCGKIVGEGKDKVGWFDFSTLKEPYRIEGKKTMGLELADQMGWEVPDVIFYPTGGGTGLIGMWKAFNELKEMGWLTGKLPQMVAVQASGCAPMVKAYEAGEEHAPLWENAHTIASGIRVPVAVGDFLILRAVRESNGFATAVDDDKISAALDECSQKEGFLMCPEGAATYAAYKQELESGRVSPDESAVLFNCATGLKYPLPPADQSIDINEPVDYSMFD, from the coding sequence ATGCAAGACCCTTTCCCTGAATCTCCCACATTTGTCACCCATCTTGAATGTGGCATGCAGCATGACCACTATGAAGCTGATCAGTTACACGGTCTGTCCAAAGCGGGCAAGCCCCTGCTCGTAAAATACGATCTGGATGGCATCAAACAGTCGGTCAGCAAGGAAGACCTGGCAGCCCGGCCGGCGACACTCTGGCGATACCGCGAATTTCTGCCAGTCCGCAAATCGGAAAACATCGTCAGCCTGGGTGAAATCCACACGCCGCTGATTCCCGTGCCCCGTCTGCAGGGAGGTAAAGGAACGGTCTGGATCAAGGACGAAGGTCGTCTTCCCACCGGTTCATTCAAAGCCCGCGGCCTGTGCATGGCGGTCTCGATGGCCAAGGAACTGGGTGTGACGAAAGTCGCGATGCCCACCAACGGCAACGCAGGGGCGGCGCTCGCCGCTTATGGTACGCGAGCCGGCATGAAGTCTTACATCTTCTGTCCCGCGGATACTCCCGAAATCAACGTTCGTGAAATCGCCGCCCAGGGAGCAAACGTCTGGCGGGTGAATGGACTGATCAACGACTGTGGTAAAATTGTGGGTGAAGGGAAAGATAAAGTCGGCTGGTTCGATTTCTCGACACTCAAAGAACCCTATCGCATCGAAGGTAAGAAGACGATGGGCCTGGAACTGGCTGACCAGATGGGCTGGGAAGTTCCCGATGTGATCTTCTACCCGACCGGCGGTGGTACAGGGTTGATCGGTATGTGGAAGGCCTTCAACGAACTCAAAGAGATGGGCTGGCTGACCGGTAAACTGCCCCAGATGGTCGCCGTCCAGGCATCGGGCTGTGCTCCGATGGTCAAGGCCTACGAAGCCGGTGAAGAACACGCACCGCTCTGGGAGAACGCCCATACGATCGCATCGGGGATTCGCGTCCCGGTCGCGGTAGGCGACTTCCTGATCCTCCGCGCAGTCCGGGAAAGCAATGGCTTCGCGACCGCCGTCGATGACGACAAAATTTCGGCCGCCCTCGACGAATGTTCGCAGAAGGAAGGTTTCCTGATGTGTCCCGAAGGAGCCGCAACCTACGCCGCCTACAAACAGGAACTGGAATCCGGCCGGGTCAGCCCGGATGAGAGCGCAGTGCTGTTCAACTGTGCGACCGGATTGAAATACCCACTGCCTCCCGCAGATCAGTCGATCGACATCAACGAGCCCGTTGATTACTCGATGTTCGATTGA
- a CDS encoding hydroxyacid dehydrogenase has translation MSDVLVTENIQGASMNDLMQDLDVEFDAYLWQNVNLLKQKLEQAQALIVRNQTKVNQELIDAAPNLKIIARAGAGLDNVDTAYAKEKGIVVSYTPDANSLSVAELTLGLMLALLRKIPEARQDTLTGGWNRVKFTGCELHGKTLGLIGMGRIGTLTATRARAFGMKIIAADPYLKADAPHLQELDGKLVSLDELLAQADVITCHSPLTPDTRKMLTYQHFSKMKPEAFFINTSRGEVVDERGLIQALMEHKLAGAALDVRETEPPHQSALNQLENVILTPHIAAFTLEAQERVVEAVCEDVRLVLSGKPAVNVFQS, from the coding sequence ATGAGCGATGTGCTGGTGACCGAAAATATTCAGGGGGCATCCATGAACGATCTGATGCAGGATCTGGATGTCGAATTTGATGCCTATCTCTGGCAGAACGTCAATTTGCTGAAGCAGAAGCTCGAGCAGGCTCAGGCGTTGATCGTCCGGAATCAGACGAAAGTCAACCAGGAGCTGATCGATGCGGCTCCGAACCTGAAAATCATTGCCCGGGCCGGTGCCGGCCTGGATAACGTGGATACCGCGTACGCGAAAGAGAAAGGGATTGTCGTCAGCTACACGCCGGATGCCAATTCGCTTTCCGTGGCGGAGCTCACCCTCGGACTGATGCTGGCCCTGCTGCGAAAGATTCCCGAAGCCCGCCAGGACACACTGACGGGAGGCTGGAACCGGGTGAAATTTACCGGTTGTGAACTGCACGGCAAAACGCTGGGCCTGATCGGCATGGGACGGATCGGCACGCTGACCGCGACCCGCGCCCGGGCCTTCGGAATGAAGATTATCGCTGCTGATCCGTATCTGAAAGCCGATGCCCCCCATTTGCAAGAGCTCGACGGCAAACTGGTTTCGCTGGATGAGCTTTTGGCACAAGCCGATGTCATCACCTGTCACAGTCCGCTGACGCCGGACACCCGAAAGATGTTGACCTACCAGCATTTCAGCAAGATGAAACCGGAAGCGTTTTTCATCAATACCTCGCGGGGTGAAGTCGTCGACGAACGGGGACTGATCCAGGCGCTGATGGAACACAAGCTCGCTGGTGCGGCACTGGATGTACGGGAAACCGAGCCTCCGCACCAGAGCGCCCTGAATCAACTGGAGAATGTCATCCTGACACCGCACATTGCCGCCTTCACCCTGGAAGCACAGGAGCGGGTGGTCGAAGCGGTCTGTGAAGACGTGCGACTCGTGCTGAGCGGGAAGCCGGCCGTGAATGTATTTCAATCTTAA
- a CDS encoding MFS transporter, with protein sequence MQDELKEDKWYHGISRYQWLVLIIASLGWVFDVFEGQIFVASMNEAMPSLIRVEPLSEEELQDPQKVAAHDKEIKGRNALYNNIALGAFLIGGALGGIAFGALSDRIGRKKTMSLTILFYSFFTCLSALSQEWWQLAGFRFLVALGVGGEWAVASTLVAESFPPKARARVGSIFHASSVLGTYLAILAGAFIIGNERILDYAKEAGMPSMPWRVGFALGVVPSFLIIWIRRSMHEPESWKHAQEAAKEGSGQKMGSIFDLVLPEYVKSTCIGVLLAAIGLATFWGVHIYGKNAFLNVVQADYLAEQFPGQTDVPAEETKAYLESIKATLKKWEMLGMFLATTGGGLGLLAFGPICEWVGRRGAFFLFHVGGLISALLLFQVFHNATVIGCFLPVFGFLTLGMHAGYAIYFPELYPTRMRGTGTGFCFNAGRILAAPILFIGGWMQKDWGYTLAETATTLSMLYIVGAILPFFARETKGSELME encoded by the coding sequence ATGCAAGACGAACTCAAAGAAGACAAGTGGTACCATGGCATTTCGCGCTACCAGTGGCTGGTGCTGATCATTGCTTCCCTGGGCTGGGTCTTTGACGTCTTCGAAGGTCAGATTTTTGTTGCCAGCATGAACGAGGCGATGCCTTCGCTGATACGAGTCGAACCTCTGAGTGAAGAAGAGCTCCAGGATCCCCAGAAGGTTGCAGCGCATGATAAAGAGATTAAGGGGCGCAATGCACTCTACAATAATATCGCGCTGGGAGCCTTCCTGATCGGTGGTGCGCTGGGAGGCATTGCCTTTGGTGCCTTGAGCGACCGCATCGGCCGCAAAAAGACGATGTCGCTGACGATTCTGTTCTATTCGTTCTTTACCTGCCTCTCGGCGCTGTCGCAGGAATGGTGGCAGCTGGCGGGGTTTCGATTTCTCGTGGCCCTCGGTGTGGGGGGCGAGTGGGCGGTGGCGAGTACCCTGGTGGCGGAATCCTTTCCGCCTAAAGCACGGGCCCGCGTGGGGAGTATCTTCCACGCCTCCAGTGTGCTGGGTACCTACCTCGCGATTCTGGCGGGGGCCTTCATTATTGGTAACGAACGCATCCTGGACTATGCCAAAGAAGCCGGCATGCCCAGCATGCCCTGGCGTGTGGGTTTCGCCCTGGGTGTCGTCCCCTCATTCCTGATTATCTGGATCCGTCGCTCGATGCACGAACCGGAATCCTGGAAGCATGCCCAGGAAGCAGCCAAGGAAGGCAGCGGACAGAAGATGGGATCCATTTTCGACCTGGTGTTACCCGAGTATGTCAAAAGTACCTGCATCGGTGTCCTGCTGGCGGCGATCGGTCTGGCCACGTTCTGGGGCGTGCACATCTATGGTAAGAACGCGTTCCTGAATGTGGTTCAAGCGGACTACCTGGCCGAACAGTTTCCCGGACAGACTGATGTGCCTGCGGAAGAAACCAAAGCCTATCTGGAATCCATCAAAGCAACACTCAAAAAATGGGAAATGCTGGGGATGTTCCTGGCAACCACCGGGGGCGGACTGGGCCTGCTGGCCTTTGGTCCGATCTGTGAATGGGTCGGCCGTCGCGGTGCGTTTTTCCTGTTTCATGTGGGCGGCCTGATCAGTGCGTTACTGCTGTTCCAGGTATTTCATAATGCGACCGTGATCGGCTGCTTCCTCCCCGTATTTGGTTTTCTGACACTCGGGATGCACGCCGGCTATGCGATTTACTTCCCCGAACTTTATCCCACCCGCATGCGGGGCACCGGAACCGGCTTCTGCTTCAACGCCGGTCGCATCCTGGCTGCGCCGATTCTGTTCATCGGGGGCTGGATGCAGAAGGACTGGGGCTACACTCTGGCGGAAACCGCGACGACTCTGAGTATGCTGTATATCGTGGGTGCGATCCTGCCCTTCTTTGCCAGAGAAACCAAGGGCAGCGAACTGATGGAATAG
- a CDS encoding sulfite exporter TauE/SafE family protein, which translates to MMFSDPQLWLFVLAAVFCSALIQGIIGFGYAIVAMAVLPLLLNFREANLLVAYSIVLPVIWTFWAYRRHSNLKLLAGAIIGSLVGLPLGLLTFTLIDLDYLVRGTGLVILLIVVDGFFQKPVHVEEGPQKASSVWSTFAGFCSGFLAGSTSIAGPPIVIYAIRQPWTQEQYKGFIFGFFIMISISRAIGLALMGFATPPVLVTTAVIVPFVFLGTKLGLMLGPKINPVLFKRCLLSLLAVSSLYMLIQGKPAVPEEEEAPMVEIIEQKDGKPEIQTFPEKSTP; encoded by the coding sequence ATGATGTTTTCCGATCCACAGTTGTGGTTATTCGTTCTGGCGGCTGTTTTCTGTTCTGCGTTGATCCAGGGAATTATCGGCTTCGGTTATGCCATTGTGGCGATGGCGGTGCTGCCTCTGTTACTCAACTTTCGCGAAGCGAACCTGCTCGTGGCGTACAGCATTGTGCTGCCTGTGATCTGGACGTTCTGGGCTTACCGCAGGCATTCGAACCTGAAGCTGCTGGCGGGAGCCATCATCGGTTCGCTGGTGGGACTCCCCCTGGGGCTGCTGACATTCACCCTGATCGATCTGGATTACCTGGTGCGGGGCACCGGACTGGTGATTCTGCTGATCGTTGTCGACGGTTTCTTTCAAAAGCCAGTGCATGTGGAGGAGGGACCTCAGAAAGCATCTTCGGTCTGGAGCACATTTGCGGGGTTCTGCAGTGGCTTCCTGGCGGGATCGACGAGTATCGCGGGGCCGCCGATCGTGATTTATGCGATTCGTCAGCCCTGGACGCAGGAGCAATACAAGGGCTTCATCTTCGGCTTCTTCATCATGATTTCCATCTCGCGGGCCATCGGCCTGGCACTGATGGGGTTCGCGACGCCGCCCGTGCTGGTGACGACTGCGGTGATCGTTCCCTTTGTCTTTCTGGGAACGAAACTGGGACTGATGCTCGGCCCTAAAATCAACCCGGTGCTGTTCAAGCGGTGCCTGCTCTCACTGCTGGCGGTCAGCTCGCTGTACATGCTCATTCAGGGCAAGCCGGCTGTGCCCGAGGAAGAAGAGGCACCGATGGTGGAAATCATCGAACAAAAGGATGGCAAGCCGGAGATTCAGACCTTCCCGGAAAAATCGACTCCCTGA
- a CDS encoding TIGR04282 family arsenosugar biosynthesis glycosyltransferase: MVSPQGAIAVFVKTPGYSPLKTRLAADIGQQAAEQFHVNSARAVQAVVQAASNQSSVTPFWAVAEPDACDDPLWSDFATISQGAGGLGRRLAFINQRLLEQHDFVIFLGADAPQLPVAYLTEAIDILTTPAESPRFVLGPAADGGFYLFGTTVCLSQDLWCSVPYSVSETASVLCKQLEPRGSVQRLPVLTDVDTVQELPLLQQELQQQETLLPEQRQILEWIQGVDFSGKV; the protein is encoded by the coding sequence ATGGTTTCACCGCAGGGCGCAATCGCCGTCTTCGTAAAGACTCCCGGTTATTCACCACTCAAAACCAGGCTGGCGGCCGACATCGGTCAGCAGGCCGCGGAACAGTTTCACGTGAACTCCGCGCGGGCTGTCCAGGCCGTCGTCCAGGCAGCCTCCAATCAGTCATCAGTCACACCCTTCTGGGCCGTCGCGGAACCGGACGCCTGTGACGATCCACTCTGGAGCGACTTTGCCACCATCTCTCAAGGGGCAGGGGGCCTGGGCCGCAGGCTGGCGTTTATCAATCAACGGTTGCTGGAACAACACGATTTTGTCATCTTCCTGGGTGCCGATGCGCCACAACTGCCGGTGGCTTACCTGACGGAAGCGATTGACATTCTCACCACACCAGCTGAGTCGCCCCGTTTTGTGCTGGGGCCCGCAGCCGACGGTGGCTTCTATCTGTTCGGGACCACCGTCTGTCTCTCGCAGGATCTCTGGTGCAGCGTGCCTTACAGCGTCAGCGAGACGGCCTCTGTGCTTTGTAAACAGCTGGAGCCACGGGGAAGTGTGCAGCGACTGCCTGTCCTGACCGATGTGGATACAGTACAGGAACTGCCCCTTCTGCAACAGGAACTGCAGCAGCAGGAAACATTGCTGCCGGAACAGCGGCAGATTCTGGAATGGATTCAGGGAGTCGATTTTTCCGGGAAGGTCTGA
- a CDS encoding TIGR04283 family arsenosugar biosynthesis glycosyltransferase, producing the protein MNPAVEISVVIPVLQGDDSWQELLPDLSAFPESTEFLFVSNGPQPAGWEESLQGSSVRPRCSWQQSAIGRAVQMNQGAALARQPFLLFLHADSRLPLESVAQLIKSLQAAPGAVHYFNLQFQEQSFFLMQLNRWGVWFRSHCLGMPFGDQGLCLQRDSFFALGGFDESAPYGEDHLLVWKARQQGIRLHCTGADITTSARKYRERGWLKVTLTHLWLTACQAMPQFFLLIKERFRSWFHRRAQSPSS; encoded by the coding sequence ATGAACCCGGCCGTTGAGATTTCCGTCGTGATCCCGGTCCTGCAGGGAGATGATTCCTGGCAGGAGCTGCTGCCCGACCTGAGTGCGTTTCCGGAGTCCACTGAGTTCCTGTTTGTCTCCAATGGTCCGCAGCCTGCTGGCTGGGAAGAGAGTCTGCAAGGTTCTTCCGTCCGTCCGCGCTGCAGTTGGCAGCAGAGTGCCATCGGTCGCGCCGTGCAGATGAACCAGGGAGCCGCACTGGCACGACAGCCGTTCCTGCTGTTTCTGCATGCCGACTCGCGACTGCCCCTCGAGAGTGTTGCACAGTTGATCAAATCCCTGCAGGCGGCTCCCGGGGCCGTGCATTATTTTAACCTGCAGTTTCAGGAACAGAGTTTTTTCCTGATGCAGCTCAATCGCTGGGGTGTCTGGTTTCGCTCACACTGTCTGGGCATGCCGTTTGGCGATCAGGGACTCTGCCTGCAGCGGGATTCGTTTTTTGCACTCGGCGGGTTTGACGAATCGGCTCCCTACGGCGAAGATCATTTGCTCGTCTGGAAAGCCCGCCAGCAGGGAATTCGTTTACATTGCACCGGGGCAGACATTACCACAAGTGCCCGCAAATATCGGGAGCGGGGCTGGTTGAAAGTCACGCTCACACATCTCTGGCTCACGGCCTGTCAGGCGATGCCGCAGTTTTTTCTTCTCATCAAAGAACGTTTTCGATCATGGTTTCACCGCAGGGCGCAATCGCCGTCTTCGTAA
- a CDS encoding methyltransferase domain-containing protein encodes MNSVNTRQQTTEEASVYNRYASAAQEREQALCCPVQYNPAYLSIIPEEILEKDYGCGDPSAYVSPGDTVLDLGSGGGKICYIASQIVGPEGRVIGVDCNAEMLALARKYQQQVADQLGYANVEFRCGMIQDLQLDLDQLNQELAAHPVDNQSRWLELRDLEDRLRREAPLIANASVDCVVSNCVLNLVREADRGQLLQEVFRVLKRGGKAVISDIVCDEDVPQEMRDDPTLWSGCLSGAFREDAFLAAFEAAGFHGIEILKRDEQPWQTVNGIEFRSVTVSAYKGKQGPCLERNQAVIYRGPFKKVEDDDGHLYFRGQRMAVCDKTFKLLQEGAYAGQFYAVAPYQEIPLEAAREMDCRRNAIRHPQETKGKDFDLTSQILDSCCTPDGGCC; translated from the coding sequence ATGAATTCTGTCAACACGCGACAGCAGACGACCGAAGAGGCATCGGTCTACAATCGTTATGCCAGTGCCGCCCAGGAACGCGAACAGGCCCTGTGCTGCCCGGTGCAATACAATCCCGCCTATCTGTCGATCATCCCTGAAGAAATCCTGGAAAAAGATTACGGTTGCGGTGATCCGTCCGCTTATGTCTCCCCCGGGGATACCGTCCTCGATCTGGGATCGGGAGGCGGCAAGATCTGTTACATCGCGTCCCAGATTGTCGGTCCGGAAGGGCGCGTGATCGGCGTTGACTGCAATGCAGAGATGCTGGCCCTGGCACGAAAATATCAACAGCAGGTCGCCGATCAGCTGGGCTATGCCAATGTGGAATTTCGCTGCGGAATGATTCAAGACCTGCAGCTGGATCTGGACCAGTTGAACCAGGAGCTGGCTGCGCACCCGGTGGATAATCAGTCACGCTGGCTGGAGCTGCGCGATCTGGAAGATCGGCTGCGGCGGGAGGCCCCGCTGATTGCGAATGCGTCCGTAGACTGCGTTGTTTCCAACTGTGTCTTGAATCTGGTGCGGGAAGCAGACCGCGGCCAACTGCTGCAGGAAGTCTTTCGGGTGTTGAAACGGGGCGGCAAAGCGGTGATCAGTGATATTGTCTGTGATGAAGATGTACCGCAGGAGATGCGCGACGATCCCACGCTCTGGTCGGGCTGCCTGTCGGGCGCGTTCCGCGAAGATGCTTTTCTGGCAGCATTTGAAGCGGCCGGCTTCCACGGAATCGAAATCCTGAAACGGGACGAACAGCCCTGGCAGACCGTGAACGGCATCGAATTCCGTTCCGTCACCGTCTCGGCTTATAAAGGGAAACAGGGCCCCTGCCTCGAACGAAACCAGGCGGTCATTTATCGTGGTCCGTTCAAAAAAGTCGAAGACGACGACGGGCACCTTTATTTCCGCGGGCAGCGGATGGCCGTCTGTGACAAAACCTTCAAACTGCTGCAGGAAGGCGCCTACGCCGGCCAGTTTTATGCGGTTGCTCCCTACCAGGAGATTCCGCTGGAAGCAGCACGCGAGATGGACTGTCGTCGGAACGCGATCCGACATCCACAGGAAACCAAGGGAAAGGATTTTGACCTGACCAGTCAGATCCTGGATTCCTGCTGCACTCCAGATGGTGGCTGCTGCTGA
- the arsS gene encoding arsenosugar biosynthesis radical SAM (seleno)protein ArsS (Some members of this family are selenoproteins.), protein MASLTLLRQQSKLADPREQLRILDTQDQVPRFAEQLKQHQLPLLQAATLETLQVNLGRLCNMTCEHCHVDAGPDRREIMQIENVEHCLRALAHPGFATLDLTGGAPEMNPHFRLMVTRGREMGKRIIDRCNLTILLAPGYQDLPEFLAAQEVEIVASLPCYLEENTDAQRGSGAFQKSIQALQRLNEVGYGVADSSLKLTLVYNPVGYSLPPDQGQLEAAYREQLRTRFGIEFTNLITITNMPISRYLSELVEQDRLEAYMSRLVEAFNPETVPGVMCRSLISVDWEGYLYDCDFNQMLALPVSLPERRHIRDFDYASLAERKIVTQRHCYGCTAGAGSSCGGALNTR, encoded by the coding sequence ATGGCTTCACTCACCCTGCTGCGACAACAGAGCAAACTGGCTGATCCCCGCGAGCAGTTACGCATCCTCGACACCCAGGATCAGGTGCCGCGGTTCGCTGAGCAACTGAAACAGCATCAGCTTCCCCTGCTGCAGGCTGCGACGCTGGAGACTCTGCAGGTTAACCTGGGACGGCTCTGTAACATGACCTGTGAGCACTGTCACGTGGACGCCGGCCCGGACCGCAGGGAGATCATGCAGATTGAAAACGTCGAGCACTGCCTGCGTGCTTTAGCACATCCCGGATTTGCGACCCTGGATCTGACGGGGGGTGCACCGGAGATGAATCCTCATTTTCGGCTGATGGTCACCCGCGGGCGTGAGATGGGAAAACGGATCATTGACCGCTGCAACCTGACGATTCTGCTCGCACCGGGTTACCAGGATCTGCCGGAATTCCTGGCGGCACAGGAAGTCGAGATCGTCGCATCCCTGCCCTGTTATCTCGAAGAGAACACAGATGCACAACGCGGCAGTGGCGCTTTCCAGAAGTCGATTCAGGCACTTCAGCGACTGAACGAAGTCGGTTACGGTGTCGCTGATTCCTCTTTAAAACTGACGCTGGTCTATAACCCGGTCGGTTACTCCCTGCCCCCCGATCAGGGACAGTTGGAAGCCGCCTACCGGGAGCAGTTGCGCACGCGGTTCGGGATCGAATTTACGAACCTGATCACAATCACCAACATGCCCATCAGTCGCTACCTGAGCGAACTGGTCGAGCAGGATCGTCTGGAAGCATACATGTCACGGCTGGTGGAGGCGTTCAACCCGGAAACGGTCCCGGGGGTGATGTGCCGCTCACTGATTTCAGTCGACTGGGAGGGTTATCTCTACGACTGTGACTTCAACCAGATGCTCGCCCTGCCGGTCTCCCTGCCCGAGCGGAGACATATCAGAGATTTTGATTATGCCTCCCTGGCTGAGCGGAAGATCGTCACGCAGCGGCACTGCTACGGCTGCACGGCGGGGGCGGGATCGAGCTGCGGCGGAGCGTTGAATACTCGCTGA
- a CDS encoding purine-nucleoside phosphorylase, producing MQGLVEQVNDAIEFLKPRVSQMPRIGLILGTGLGDFTKQIEQDITIPYQEIPHFPRSTVESHAGQLVFGSLHGNPLVAMEGRFHFYEGYSMKEVTFPVRVMQALGVETLIITNAAGGMNPQYRLADIMIIEDQINLMGDNPLRGVNDDRLGIRFPDMCAPYDQELIKLTEQTALELQIRTQTGVFVAVAGPNLETRAEYRMLRLMGADCVGMSTVPECIVANHASMRVLGLSVVTDLCLPDALEPVEISKILAVAADGGEKLARLIPRIIEQM from the coding sequence ATGCAGGGATTGGTTGAACAAGTCAACGATGCGATCGAATTTCTCAAGCCCCGGGTCAGCCAGATGCCGCGCATCGGTCTGATTCTGGGAACCGGCCTGGGTGACTTTACAAAGCAGATCGAGCAGGACATCACCATTCCTTACCAGGAGATTCCGCACTTTCCCCGTTCCACGGTGGAATCACACGCTGGACAACTGGTGTTTGGCAGCCTGCATGGCAATCCCCTGGTCGCGATGGAAGGCCGCTTTCACTTCTACGAAGGTTATTCCATGAAGGAAGTCACCTTTCCGGTTCGGGTGATGCAGGCTCTGGGAGTCGAAACACTGATCATCACTAACGCTGCCGGGGGGATGAATCCCCAATATCGGCTGGCCGACATCATGATCATCGAGGATCAGATCAATCTGATGGGCGACAATCCACTGCGCGGCGTGAACGACGATCGGCTGGGGATTCGTTTCCCGGACATGTGTGCTCCCTACGATCAGGAACTGATCAAGCTGACCGAACAGACCGCCCTGGAACTGCAGATCCGCACGCAGACCGGTGTGTTCGTGGCCGTCGCGGGCCCCAACCTGGAAACACGGGCCGAATATCGTATGCTGCGATTGATGGGTGCGGACTGCGTGGGCATGTCGACCGTTCCGGAATGCATCGTGGCCAATCACGCTTCCATGCGGGTGCTGGGTCTGTCGGTAGTGACCGACCTGTGTCTGCCTGATGCCCTGGAGCCGGTGGAGATCAGCAAGATTCTGGCAGTCGCCGCGGACGGGGGAGAAAAGCTGGCCCGACTGATCCCCCGCATCATCGAACAGATGTAG
- a CDS encoding NAD-dependent epimerase/dehydratase family protein, with translation MSHILVTGAAGFIGFHVTSQLLAGGHRVTGIDNLNSHYSVQLKRDRLQLLQESEQFQFEEIDLADVAAFDRLFDGDPFDKVIHLAAEVGVRNSLLKPLEYVQSNVVGFVNLLEHCRQSQIAHLVYASSSSVYGANKKTPYATDDPVDHPVSLYAATKRADELIAHSYSHLYDLPTTGLRFFTVYGPWGRPDMAVHLFTKAILEGTPIKVFNHGNLKRDFTYVDDIVAGVLGVMEQIPQRSVPDSSLTPQELDRQTEAPYRLYNIGNHQPVGLSRLIEVIEQSVGQPAIRENYPMQPGDVLETYADISELQQATGFAPATSIEEGIDRFVEWYRSYYGTPQT, from the coding sequence ATGAGTCATATTCTGGTGACAGGTGCGGCCGGTTTCATCGGGTTCCATGTCACGTCTCAGCTCCTCGCAGGCGGACATCGTGTCACGGGAATCGATAATCTCAACAGCCACTATTCGGTGCAGCTGAAACGGGACCGGCTGCAACTGCTGCAGGAGTCGGAGCAGTTCCAGTTTGAGGAAATCGACCTCGCTGACGTCGCGGCTTTCGATCGACTGTTTGATGGCGATCCCTTTGACAAAGTGATCCACCTGGCGGCAGAGGTGGGCGTTCGCAATTCCCTGCTGAAACCGCTGGAGTACGTGCAGAGTAATGTGGTCGGCTTCGTGAATCTGCTCGAGCATTGCCGCCAGAGTCAGATTGCGCACCTGGTCTATGCATCGTCCAGTTCGGTGTACGGTGCCAATAAAAAGACGCCGTATGCGACAGACGACCCGGTTGACCATCCGGTCAGCCTGTATGCAGCGACCAAGCGGGCCGACGAACTCATCGCGCACAGTTACAGTCACCTGTATGATCTGCCTACCACGGGGCTGCGATTCTTTACCGTGTACGGTCCCTGGGGCCGCCCCGATATGGCAGTGCACCTGTTTACAAAAGCTATTCTGGAAGGGACGCCGATCAAGGTCTTCAACCATGGAAACCTGAAACGCGATTTCACCTACGTAGATGATATCGTGGCCGGAGTCCTGGGCGTCATGGAGCAGATTCCACAGCGCAGCGTTCCCGATTCTTCGCTGACTCCACAGGAACTGGACCGGCAGACCGAAGCGCCATACCGATTGTATAACATCGGCAATCATCAGCCGGTGGGATTGTCCCGGTTGATTGAAGTGATTGAACAGAGTGTCGGTCAGCCTGCAATCCGGGAAAATTATCCGATGCAGCCCGGCGATGTGCTGGAGACTTACGCCGACATTTCAGAACTGCAGCAGGCGACTGGATTCGCACCTGCGACTTCCATCGAAGAGGGTATCGATCGCTTTGTCGAGTGGTACCGTTCCTACTATGGAACCCCGCAGACATAA